The genomic interval ATTAGAAAACGCATGTAATTCTAAACCTGACTAGTAACTGTTGAAGATAAAAGGCAATTCAAAAGCAGAGGCCATCCAAAGCTTCAAGTTTCAGCATTTGAGTTCTGTGTTTTCAAAGCACAACTCTGCCTCTTTTTTCTTAGATTTCAAACCTCAAcccaaaaaaatgtacttttccACTCGGTAACACTCTCTCCTTTAAAAACGACTGCATTTGTAGAatacacccccaggtttttgctgacctgccactaggcgaaattcaaaaaatgccttgattatgggcattgTCCCTGGAgtagttaagacatgcccaTTCACGGCAGCCCCACCCCCACAGCACTGCACATTTACGCATGGAGCTGTCAGTCAATCCTCACTGAGGGCTATGAGAGGAGGAAACCTAGTCCATCCTCCCGTCTTTTacaaaaggggcggggccaatagTGACagttagtgatgtcactgatctaatctcagcaaAACTCACTGAGGGcattcactctgacattttacaactagaAACGCtaaatttaaaaactaaaatgtgaagagtgggactataggatcaataaactatatTACTTAATACCTAATcatatacactaccggtcaaacgttttagaacaccctaatttttccagttatttattgcaattcaagtcgtgcaagtccattgaatagcttgaaatggtaaaaAGGTACTGAACAgctagagataaaaaaaaaaaaataggtttggttacccaaaactgaaaaataatgcacatttcagaattatacaagtcggcctttttcagggaacatgaaGTTTGTTCATAatgtaaagctgttctgcagcaatgaaggttgaatcagccttgaaagctggtgttccaacttttcttggtgaCTTCCAACTCCCTCTGTCttcataaaagcagtgttggaacacaatgtggtaccagaccctcgtGAGCATCAGATGAACAGTaatgttcatggattccatgatttctttttcaactccaattgcttatttgttccaTGCTTCATTTCAGAGTCCAGTGACACAATAAattgaataattttcagtaaaaaaaaactggacaaagtgtggtgttctaaaacttttgaccgtaTGTATTcggcagaaaaaaaagtggttttagggtgtacttacactttaaactTATATTACGTCcactaattattttaattatgcaTGTGCCCcgagggagaacatgcaaactgcacagTTAGTAAGATCAAGGCTCATACCCATGAGCATCTAGTGATTTGTTATCCACTGCTCCAGCTTGTACATATGCTATATCAGGTTTTTCTCTGTATTGTGATCCTCAGTCAAGTCATTATCATAAGTCAGGATATGATTGATGTTTCTTCGGAAGCTTCTTTGATCCAGATTAAAAGACATGCCCTAAAAGTATCTGGCGGAGTAAATCTGTGGCTTACAAAGTTTACTTGTGTAAGAGAAAGATAATAAGGGACTAACGTTTAAATGTTCCCTTAACTCAGCCAAGTGTTTGGGTTGCCAGTTAATTAGATCATTCCCTAAGTCTGATTTTGtaatctttatatttttctgaaaGCATGAATCAAGTCACGCCAACGACTTTCTACATCAACGTTGTTGTTTTCTCCAAACAGTCGGAGACGAATGAATACCGCGGTCGTCTGGCCGAGCAGGCGACGCACCTGAAGAGGGTGGAGGAGCGCTCGGAGGATAAGGAGCACATGGTGGAGGAGCTGCAGAGGCTGCTGGAGAGCATGGAGGTGGAGAATGGAGTCCTCAAAGACAAGATGGCTGCAGGAGAGGCCGAGCTGCTGCAGCTCAGAGCAGACCGAGAGGAAGGCCAGGAGAACAAGCAAAGGTGGGAGCGATCAAAGAGCACGATAACTTCTGtcaccttattttgaaaaacgtTATTTTAATTGATCCTGAATAAGAGAGTGTTTGTGTCTGCAGGTGTGaggagctggagaaggaggTGGCCGTCCTGAAGGAGAAGATTCACCACCTGGACGACATGTTGAGAAGTCAGCAGAGGAAGGTCCGACACATGATTGAAcaggtacgcacacacacacacactcggcGATGTGAGGAAGCAGAACCAAACAAATGAAACCCTGGTCAATATCTTAAGTGATTTGTTTGTTCTGTTGATGCTTCAGCTGCAGAACTCCCGGACAATCCTCCAAGAGAGGGAGCGAACCATCAGGGATCTGCAGGAGAGAGTGGCTTTCCTCGAGGCTGAGGTCAGAAAATgaagaattctatgaaaatctcttggtttaattttatttatatcacatttattcaacactttcttttctatttacttttttaatgttGAATTCTAGGGAAGAACATGACACTGTAATTTGATAGagtaaatgtaatgtatttattaacagtattaaACGGACTATTAAAGCCTCTTACGTACTTTTGTCAAGAATAAAGAAGAACATTAAAGTTTAgaacagcgattctcaactggtaggtcaggacccaaaagtaggttgcagacctgtactgggtagGTGGCAGACAactggtgaaaaataaataaatacttaacgGTATGTCTtttatgttggacttgtcttttattttgaaaaaaacttttcttctGACAGGCATGCTATGAAATGCATGTAGTATGggaaaaaatatagatttatgtttttaaaaagattatatatatgtgtgtgttttcagcagctgggttgcgatttaatgaccgtggcaaaatgtgggtcccagggtgaaaccagttgagaaccccttatCTAGATTTTTAATGAGTTAAATCTTGTAAAATGAATGGCAGATGAAGAAGTTTCATAATCCTTCCTACAGGATATTGCTGTACCAGTGTCTTTAACCCTTTACCGTTTGCAGAACAAAGAAATGCACGACCACATGGAGTACTTCGTGGAAGGTCAGGATCCTCTGCCTCAGTCCACTAACAAGAAACCAGAGATTGTCTACAGGTACAGGTCCTTCTCCGTCCTCATTCTCATCATCCTGCAGAGTATCTGACTTCacatcatgttgttgttgtcggCATTCCAAATCATTTCAaatactttgtttgttttttgtacagCAAAACTCTTACACCGACGACACAGAGCAACAAAGCCTTGCCTTTCATCAAAGTCATCGAGATCAAATCCTGAAGAACGCAGTTGTGtacgtactgtatgtgtgtgtgttcggtAATGATTAGATTCCCTACAAACGGTCTCCTGTTGGAATCTTCGTTGTTACTTCAGTAGCTGTTACTCATTAATGGTCTGTTTTCTTACCGTAGAACCCTCAACAGGGATCCATTGTGAGGAAATAGTCTTTACAGAGACACAAGCTGGACTTTTTgaacgtttagatttagatagaTGGGACTGCTGGTCGAAATCTCCTCTAAAGAAAACTCAAATCAAGTTTTCGAAAGTCAATAATATGAGGCAAGAGTCAATTAGAATGTCTGCCAGTTCTTTGTAGCTAAGGTGAAATATGAACGAATGACCGCATAAGTGTGTATCCAGCTTTTGTTGCATCATTTTAGCTTGTTTGACCAGCTCAAGAGTCAAATTCCTCAGTGCTTTGAACCTTTCTGCCAATGACGTGCAGACGACAATATAATGAACCTGTAGCTCATTAATAAACTCAATATTAGTTGATGAGTGACAAAGTGTTTCTGTGTTC from Gouania willdenowi chromosome 11, fGouWil2.1, whole genome shotgun sequence carries:
- the tuft1b gene encoding tuftelin 1b isoform X1 is translated as MSSDAKRTAVNGENSCANAQCRQLQPSLSGQQKSNCSPEQIGSKESSIAVVLPQKLGQKETLELIPPTEEKVEIIKVYLDTRPETAESVRMLTDEVSQIQEVRYCLKTLREQMAARQNSNNNKHPANGFKVHVSSHLSPVTYDNIVLNDTQVEDNQESAKLREATKHLYAQLKEMEKRHQEERNRLQSETNEYRGRLAEQATHLKRVEERSEDKEHMVEELQRLLESMEVENGVLKDKMAAGEAELLQLRADREEGQENKQRCEELEKEVAVLKEKIHHLDDMLRSQQRKVRHMIEQLQNSRTILQERERTIRDLQERVAFLEAENKEMHDHMEYFVEGQDPLPQSTNKKPEIVYSKTLTPTTQSNKALPFIKVIEIKS
- the tuft1b gene encoding tuftelin 1b isoform X2; amino-acid sequence: MLTDEVSQIQEVRYCLKTLREQMAARQNSNNNKHPANGFKVHVSSHLSPVTYDNIVLNDTQVEDNQESAKLREATKHLYAQLKEMEKRHQEERNRLQSETNEYRGRLAEQATHLKRVEERSEDKEHMVEELQRLLESMEVENGVLKDKMAAGEAELLQLRADREEGQENKQRCEELEKEVAVLKEKIHHLDDMLRSQQRKVRHMIEQLQNSRTILQERERTIRDLQERVAFLEAENKEMHDHMEYFVEGQDPLPQSTNKKPEIVYSKTLTPTTQSNKALPFIKVIEIKS